One window from the genome of Enterobacteriaceae bacterium Kacie_13 encodes:
- the bcsA gene encoding UDP-forming cellulose synthase catalytic subunit has protein sequence MNKFLFSLLVLLLLPVAAVIVITPMDSQKQYIFGLISIGLLFLLGISKSRRISVVMVIMSIMMSTRYIYWRATETLHFNSTIEAILGIGLFLAELYVWLILLLGYLQTTWPLKRTIEPLPDDTTLWPTVDVYIPSYNESLDVVRDTVLAAQCIDYPKDKIKIYVLDDGKRDEFAVFSADAGVGYITRDNNAHAKAGNLNHAMKLTKGELICVFDCDHVATRAFLQATVGSFLKDPRLALIQTPHYFYSPDPFERNLSAGRTMPNEGALFYGPVQQGNDNWNATFFCGSCAVIRRVALEEVGGFAVETVTEDAHSALKMQRRGWNTAFLDIPLAAGLATERLGLHVIQRTRWARGMTQIFRVDNPLFGRGLKWQQRLCYLNAMLHFQFGLPRVVFLTAPLAFLLFNLNIISSSASLIFAYALPHLVMSLYINSRMNGRFRYTFWGEIYETVMAFHLILPTIVTLLAPKRGKFNVTDKGGLLDVGFFDFNIVKPHLIVAILMIIGIGYGLVRAVFHNYFAIDPSVIALNVAWGSFSVLILLAAIAVAKETRQVRKTIRIDVAIPAIIHYANGISLRTTTIDMSMGGVQLVTPDVRYLEEEIEEVEIQLSSGAESFPVTQISGNKERIRLQFENLPLSKRRELVRVVLCRADAWIGEEYPPDNPFRSLLSIIRCVFELFYNTWKERRGKNTPAETTSKSEAV, from the coding sequence ATGAATAAATTCTTGTTTTCCCTGCTTGTGCTCCTGCTGCTGCCGGTGGCAGCAGTTATCGTCATCACCCCAATGGACAGCCAGAAGCAGTACATTTTCGGGCTGATAAGTATTGGCCTTTTATTTTTACTGGGCATCAGCAAAAGCCGGCGGATAAGCGTGGTGATGGTCATCATGTCCATCATGATGTCGACGCGCTATATTTACTGGCGCGCGACGGAAACGCTGCATTTCAACTCCACCATTGAAGCCATTTTAGGGATCGGGTTATTCCTCGCCGAACTTTACGTCTGGCTTATTCTTTTACTCGGTTATTTGCAAACCACCTGGCCACTGAAACGCACCATTGAACCGTTGCCGGACGACACCACGTTGTGGCCCACTGTGGATGTGTATATTCCGTCTTATAACGAAAGTCTGGACGTGGTGCGCGATACCGTTCTGGCGGCGCAATGTATCGATTATCCGAAAGACAAAATCAAAATATACGTGCTCGATGACGGCAAGCGCGACGAATTTGCCGTGTTCTCCGCCGATGCGGGCGTGGGATATATCACCCGTGATAATAATGCCCACGCGAAAGCCGGTAACCTGAACCACGCGATGAAACTCACCAAAGGCGAGCTGATTTGCGTCTTCGACTGCGACCATGTCGCCACCCGCGCATTTTTACAGGCAACCGTCGGCAGTTTCCTGAAAGACCCGCGTCTGGCGCTGATCCAAACGCCGCACTATTTCTATTCACCCGACCCGTTTGAACGCAACCTTTCTGCTGGCCGCACCATGCCAAACGAAGGCGCGCTGTTCTACGGCCCGGTTCAGCAGGGTAACGATAACTGGAACGCAACGTTCTTCTGCGGTTCCTGTGCGGTGATCCGCCGCGTAGCGCTGGAAGAAGTCGGTGGTTTTGCGGTAGAAACCGTGACCGAAGACGCCCACTCGGCGCTGAAAATGCAGCGCCGTGGCTGGAACACTGCGTTTCTGGATATCCCGCTGGCGGCCGGTCTGGCGACCGAACGTCTCGGTCTGCATGTCATTCAGCGTACCCGTTGGGCGCGCGGCATGACGCAGATTTTCCGCGTCGATAATCCGTTATTTGGTCGTGGTCTGAAATGGCAGCAACGCCTGTGCTATCTCAACGCCATGCTGCACTTCCAGTTCGGCCTGCCCCGCGTGGTGTTCCTGACCGCACCGCTGGCCTTCCTGCTGTTCAACCTGAACATCATCTCTTCGTCCGCCAGCCTGATCTTTGCTTATGCGCTACCGCATCTGGTGATGTCGCTGTACATCAACTCCCGCATGAATGGCCGCTTCCGCTATACATTCTGGGGTGAAATCTACGAAACCGTGATGGCGTTCCACCTGATCCTGCCGACGATTGTCACCCTGCTCGCGCCAAAACGCGGCAAGTTTAACGTGACCGACAAAGGCGGCCTGCTGGACGTAGGCTTCTTTGATTTCAACATCGTCAAGCCGCACCTGATTGTCGCCATTCTGATGATTATCGGTATCGGCTATGGTCTGGTGCGCGCGGTCTTCCACAACTACTTTGCCATCGATCCGAGCGTGATCGCATTGAACGTGGCGTGGGGTAGCTTCAGTGTGCTGATCCTGCTGGCGGCGATTGCCGTGGCGAAAGAAACCCGTCAGGTGCGTAAAACCATCCGTATTGATGTGGCGATCCCGGCCATCATTCATTACGCCAATGGTATTTCCCTGCGCACCACCACCATCGATATGTCGATGGGCGGCGTGCAGCTGGTGACACCGGACGTGCGTTATCTGGAAGAAGAAATCGAAGAGGTGGAGATTCAGCTATCCTCGGGCGCGGAAAGTTTCCCGGTGACGCAAATCAGTGGCAATAAAGAGCGCATCCGTCTGCAATTTGAAAACCTGCCGTTGTCGAAACGCCGAGAACTGGTGCGCGTTGTCCTGTGCCGTGCGGATGCCTGGATCGGTGAAGAATACCCGCCGGACAATCCTTTCCGCTCGCTGCTCAGCATCATCCGCTGCGTATTTGAGTTGTTCTACAACACATGGAAAGAACGCCGCGGCAAAAATACCCCCGCTGAGACCACCAGCAAGAGTGAAGCAGTATGA
- the yhjQ gene encoding cellulose synthase operon protein YhjQ produces MPLVCVCSPKGGVGKTTVASNLAYSLARSGSKVLVIDFDVQNALRLHFGVPISDTRGFVAGSGNESDWSQFILKAGSNTFVLPYGEVSEDQRLEFEHQLATDPHFLQRGLNTVLNYPGLIIIADFPPGPSPALKAVQSIADLHVVVMLADTASLSLLPLMEKNKLIGTPLNNKKGEYYVVNQSDTRRTLSRDVTQFFEQRLNERLLGTIHRDECVPEANASQRSIIDFSPVSASAFDIELISKKVAAILGIKVGDGELHAAPKTGSY; encoded by the coding sequence ATGCCGTTAGTTTGCGTTTGTTCACCGAAAGGTGGAGTAGGAAAAACCACGGTGGCCTCCAACCTGGCCTACTCGCTTGCCCGTAGCGGCAGCAAAGTATTGGTCATCGATTTTGATGTGCAAAACGCCCTGCGCCTTCATTTCGGTGTACCGATATCAGATACCCGCGGTTTTGTTGCCGGTTCAGGCAATGAATCCGACTGGAGCCAGTTCATTCTTAAAGCCGGTTCCAACACTTTTGTTCTGCCTTATGGCGAAGTGAGCGAAGATCAGCGACTGGAGTTTGAACATCAATTAGCCACCGATCCGCATTTTTTACAGCGCGGATTAAATACCGTTCTAAATTATCCGGGTTTAATTATTATCGCGGATTTTCCTCCCGGCCCGAGCCCGGCATTAAAAGCCGTGCAAAGCATTGCGGATTTGCACGTGGTGGTGATGCTGGCGGATACAGCATCATTATCTTTATTACCGTTAATGGAAAAGAACAAATTAATTGGTACTCCCCTGAATAATAAAAAAGGGGAATATTACGTAGTGAATCAAAGTGACACCCGCCGGACATTAAGCCGCGACGTCACCCAATTTTTCGAACAACGTTTGAATGAAAGATTATTAGGCACAATCCACAGGGATGAATGCGTGCCAGAGGCCAATGCCTCGCAGCGCTCTATTATTGATTTCAGTCCGGTATCCGCGTCCGCGTTTGATATTGAGCTGATCAGCAAAAAAGTCGCCGCCATTTTAGGGATTAAAGTCGGTGATGGTGAGTTACACGCCGCGCCTAAAACCGGCAGTTATTAA
- the bcsO gene encoding cellulose biosynthesis protein BcsO: MNKYDDIKRFMDKTNLKELDYKELNDKSTGESITGSMNQWTLIKQVSASQTPGGPLDSGRSTQPTPQSISADEFSPSSAQEALHHAQHSQSFIDASHARDEPRSSEVSPPAAGFGLLDALRETLPPTPADPTPAPALKPQSLPVHSTPSLHAQSVVPDSGSGLLDSLRKAMPETVRQSPVAPPAAAQPATPVSTAPVHQPAPVSRSAPVHTPAPVASADTEQRFKQMFKQRVPQPASAYLHRDTPLQPLLEMIASCR; the protein is encoded by the coding sequence ATGAATAAATATGACGACATTAAGCGTTTTATGGATAAGACCAACCTTAAAGAGCTTGATTATAAAGAGCTTAATGATAAATCCACCGGCGAATCTATTACCGGTTCAATGAATCAATGGACGTTAATAAAACAGGTCTCTGCCAGCCAGACACCCGGCGGTCCTTTAGACAGCGGGCGTTCCACGCAGCCCACGCCACAGTCCATTTCCGCCGATGAGTTCTCGCCGTCTTCGGCGCAAGAAGCACTTCACCACGCGCAGCATTCTCAATCCTTCATTGACGCCTCACATGCGCGCGATGAGCCCCGGTCTTCGGAAGTTTCTCCTCCGGCGGCGGGTTTTGGATTGCTCGATGCTCTGCGTGAAACACTGCCGCCCACGCCTGCCGATCCGACCCCCGCGCCAGCGCTCAAGCCGCAGTCCCTGCCGGTTCACTCGACGCCGTCATTACACGCCCAGTCTGTGGTGCCAGACAGCGGTTCGGGTTTACTCGATTCACTCAGAAAAGCCATGCCTGAAACCGTGCGTCAGTCACCTGTCGCCCCGCCCGCTGCCGCACAACCGGCTACGCCGGTCTCTACCGCACCGGTTCACCAGCCAGCACCGGTGTCCCGTTCAGCCCCAGTGCATACTCCGGCGCCCGTGGCGTCAGCGGATACAGAACAACGCTTTAAACAGATGTTTAAACAGCGGGTTCCGCAGCCTGCCAGCGCGTATCTGCATCGCGACACACCGCTTCAACCTTTGTTAGAGATGATTGCCTCATGCCGTTAG
- a CDS encoding cellulose synthase, giving the protein MQEQNYTQVAQEYYRQRHSTPGWQSLVQVLFSGILASAEDEDGRRFLTLMGSNLGRQHPLPVCATLGELEDNINQILSRFDWGVVKIEATQQQLALVHIAWPVSPQGEDDQLWRIALISLFEGLYAEWLQAQGGQPYVPLRWQESTPEGAFVFRYQNGL; this is encoded by the coding sequence ATGCAAGAACAGAACTATACACAGGTCGCGCAGGAATATTACCGCCAGCGGCACTCTACTCCGGGCTGGCAAAGTCTGGTGCAGGTGCTATTTTCAGGTATTCTGGCCTCCGCCGAAGACGAAGATGGCCGCCGTTTTCTCACGCTGATGGGCAGTAATCTGGGGCGACAGCATCCTCTGCCGGTGTGCGCCACGCTGGGCGAACTGGAAGATAATATCAACCAAATTCTCAGCCGTTTCGACTGGGGCGTGGTGAAAATTGAAGCCACCCAGCAGCAGCTTGCACTGGTGCATATCGCCTGGCCGGTTTCGCCACAGGGCGAAGACGACCAACTGTGGCGCATCGCGCTGATTTCGCTGTTCGAAGGGCTGTACGCCGAATGGTTGCAGGCGCAAGGCGGGCAGCCTTACGTTCCCCTGCGCTGGCAGGAAAGTACACCGGAAGGCGCATTCGTCTTCCGCTATCAAAATGGTTTGTAA
- the bcsB gene encoding cellulose biosynthesis cyclic di-GMP-binding regulatory protein BcsB, which yields MNRPRKPMIKRHLSAVPGASLLRKISTGLLLTFSSLPFTHAEEAPAPAADPATSLPAAPSWLPPTPAMPEETAPENPAAPVAPQPVPSEYMPQADTTPVNNSDSANAAIPAAPVTDPATLPAPVIPLVQPVTSNITVAEMGQPNGLTLSGGQLQSGILFTLPADEVVTNAHLSLALKISPALIARDTTLELMLNGQPLGNLPLNQTSNGGDVYELDIPSAMVVSSNNLSFRVHDSNTMTCEKDQSDKYWVTILPTTSIGLEGQQLNIGRNLGNFPRPFFDSLQMQESKITMGFSASMKPGDVSAAAMVSSYLGMLSDYRDVDFPVILNDLPDQNGILFGKPGDKIGSLTLPASSGASIQIIDNPINPVFKLLLVLGNDDNQLRQAAYRLISAGMPNNIDHLDVVQQTIPSSKPYDAPRWIDTSRPVTLGELAGKDPDSLISNGIYHDGIQVAFRAAPDLFMWDGHNIPVRIDYRFPTENWIDEDNSRLNVSINSNFLRSLTVNKVGLVENIWRRLGGDSRQERYTMQLAPYLIYGDNQLQFYFDIKPKKDAPCSILTSDNIKSRIDPKSFIDLSGSYHFAQLPNLSYFVGASYPYSKLADFSDTLMLLPPEPTAGEIHTLLNLTARAGKATGVPVSHVQIAFGLKGDEQGNPLFDRDILAVTTLDDSSFNQQLLADSPFGLNANSMGVKTPTEVQRIVAWLTGDWYRQPVDADRYLSSTGAWRGFVSYRSRWSNDHVVVVATGTDDQQLLKIHSDLKLPQINANVRGDLAIITDENGIRSFSVGQQFPTGQMPWYMMVLWYASTHIVILSLIATLVSLVVGLSLFVVLRRHAAKRLGHK from the coding sequence ATGAATCGACCACGTAAACCGATGATCAAGCGCCATTTATCTGCTGTGCCGGGTGCGTCCCTGCTCAGAAAAATCTCCACCGGTTTGCTGCTGACCTTCAGCAGCCTGCCGTTTACGCATGCAGAAGAAGCCCCAGCTCCGGCGGCCGATCCGGCTACCAGTCTGCCTGCGGCACCGTCATGGCTGCCACCTACGCCAGCGATGCCGGAAGAAACCGCGCCTGAGAACCCGGCAGCGCCGGTCGCGCCTCAGCCGGTGCCGTCAGAATATATGCCTCAGGCGGATACCACGCCGGTCAATAACAGCGATTCGGCCAATGCAGCAATCCCGGCCGCGCCGGTGACCGATCCCGCAACCTTGCCCGCGCCAGTGATCCCACTGGTTCAGCCAGTCACCAGTAATATTACCGTTGCCGAAATGGGGCAGCCTAACGGCCTGACCCTCAGCGGCGGCCAGTTGCAATCGGGCATTCTTTTCACCCTGCCCGCCGATGAAGTGGTGACTAATGCCCATCTCTCGCTGGCGCTTAAAATTTCTCCAGCGCTGATCGCCCGCGATACCACCCTGGAACTGATGCTCAACGGTCAGCCGCTGGGCAATCTGCCGCTGAACCAGACCAGCAACGGCGGTGATGTCTACGAGCTGGATATCCCGTCAGCGATGGTGGTCTCGAGCAATAACCTGAGCTTTCGCGTGCATGACAGCAACACCATGACCTGCGAAAAAGACCAGTCGGACAAATATTGGGTCACCATTTTGCCGACCACCAGCATTGGTCTGGAAGGTCAGCAACTGAACATTGGTCGCAATCTGGGCAACTTCCCGCGTCCGTTCTTCGACAGTCTTCAAATGCAGGAGTCCAAAATCACCATGGGCTTCTCAGCGTCGATGAAACCGGGAGATGTCAGCGCAGCGGCGATGGTCTCTTCTTATCTCGGCATGTTGTCCGATTATCGCGACGTGGACTTCCCGGTTATTTTGAATGATTTGCCCGATCAGAACGGGATCCTGTTCGGCAAGCCGGGCGACAAAATCGGTTCCCTGACGCTGCCAGCCAGCAGCGGCGCTTCGATTCAAATCATTGATAACCCGATCAATCCGGTATTCAAGCTGCTGCTGGTGCTGGGCAACGATGACAATCAGTTGCGTCAGGCGGCTTACCGGCTGATAAGCGCCGGAATGCCGAATAACATCGATCATCTGGATGTTGTTCAGCAAACCATTCCGTCGAGCAAGCCGTATGATGCCCCGCGCTGGATTGACACGTCACGCCCGGTCACACTGGGTGAACTGGCGGGCAAAGATCCGGATTCGCTGATTTCCAACGGCATTTATCACGATGGCATTCAGGTGGCGTTCCGCGCTGCGCCGGACTTGTTCATGTGGGATGGCCACAATATTCCGGTGCGTATTGATTACCGCTTCCCGACTGAAAACTGGATTGATGAAGATAACTCGCGTCTGAATGTCTCCATCAACAGCAACTTCTTGCGCAGCCTGACGGTGAACAAAGTCGGTCTGGTGGAAAACATCTGGCGTCGCCTCGGCGGTGACAGCCGTCAGGAACGCTACACCATGCAGCTCGCGCCGTACCTGATTTACGGCGACAACCAGTTGCAGTTCTATTTCGACATCAAACCGAAAAAAGATGCGCCATGCAGCATTCTGACCAGCGATAACATCAAAAGCCGTATCGATCCGAAATCCTTCATCGACCTGAGCGGGAGCTACCATTTCGCGCAGTTGCCCAACCTGTCGTATTTCGTTGGCGCATCTTATCCGTACTCCAAGCTGGCCGATTTCTCCGACACGCTGATGCTGCTGCCGCCGGAACCGACGGCTGGTGAAATTCACACCTTGCTGAACCTCACTGCTCGCGCGGGTAAAGCCACCGGCGTGCCGGTGAGTCACGTGCAGATTGCCTTTGGTCTGAAGGGCGACGAGCAGGGAAATCCGCTGTTTGACCGCGATATTTTGGCCGTCACCACGCTGGACGATTCCTCCTTTAATCAGCAGTTGCTGGCTGATTCGCCGTTTGGTCTGAACGCGAATTCGATGGGCGTGAAAACGCCGACCGAAGTACAGCGCATCGTGGCGTGGCTGACCGGCGACTGGTATCGCCAGCCGGTGGATGCCGACCGCTATCTGTCTTCAACCGGCGCATGGCGCGGGTTTGTCAGCTACCGTTCGCGCTGGTCCAACGATCACGTAGTGGTAGTGGCCACCGGTACTGACGATCAACAGTTGCTGAAAATTCACAGCGATTTGAAATTGCCACAAATCAACGCCAACGTACGCGGCGATCTGGCGATCATTACCGATGAAAACGGCATCCGCAGCTTCTCCGTCGGCCAGCAATTCCCGACCGGACAAATGCCGTGGTACATGATGGTGCTCTGGTATGCCAGTACGCACATCGTGATCCTGTCGCTTATCGCTACGTTGGTGTCGCTGGTGGTGGGCCTGAGCCTGTTCGTCGTCCTGCGTCGCCATGCGGCTAAACGTCTGGGCCACAAATGA
- a CDS encoding tetratricopeptide repeat protein, with the protein MKKHKLSLAVIRAIYLVGIAGVVSFSASTFAADTTNPAMKALFDQAAYWHERAHDDLAKDALQKVLLVEPNNAQALYLMSLYSLQSGDKTAANQWREKLSAASPDDPRLASLNSAKAMQSIPPAQLASARQMAAQGNVSGSLSAYRTIFNGNQPLDSLATEYYLTMAGDKSLQPQAIAGLQQRVASRPDDMQARLALGKVLTYQESSRRDGIQLLSTMAGSNSDADRSLRQALLWMAPQESDRDLYQGYQARHPNDTGVMAYFQKNIGGAAKGQGFTALNSGDVNNAKAKFESVLAGDPNDADALAGLGYIAQRSGNFEAASQYLSKAAAQGGPNSAQLSNQAQDSAFYAQLAKAKDAAGSGNYDAALAAVTPLTQVGGEKGQSAGLLRADILRRKGDLPGAEQQYSALGDNADARAGLFYVLRQQNKTAEADQVLKTLPAGIQTKMNPPKVADVIEPLRRQAAQAVANNDPQRALNLLQQARERQPSNVWVKLDMARILQSQGQTAQAQSIMAPSARPGASSADLYAAALFASETKNWSTASALLSRIPRSSQNQGMRELAQRANFNAQMADAENYLQQGNSAAAANTLRALAQNPPTAPADVGALAKNLAATGQVPLAVQLVRQNMRNGVKGNAGDYADQVTVLNQAGLGNEAQAFLQNPEIQSGTSPTALANLRNGFVITQADQLREQGQYAAAYDKLVVALQADPQNRDLMLAMARLYQSGKLNKQAGQVYNYLMTNDTPTQDARVGAINIALGEGDTQRAQQLMNGLTGPRTPDRLLLAARVAEAQGDHQQAMALLRSAKGKMIGLEGTDGSAQVAGLQLSDNPFINRSTRTSASRPTTQSSYGAVMPWQVSDQVSTPGNIPAATAEPTAVTQRNATEKQIDDMLDDLQGKTATWAQGEMSIRGRDGESGLSQLTEAKAPMTFAFVPFDTSRLSIGVTPVSLSAGSPSGTSNSRFGQGALAQAQSAQKDVAAAASAAGLNIADYSTFAKLQAAASTNSSANCSSTNAASAQCVAYNTITGTDPTTYSAPDAGNQKATGVEVNAALTGDSYKADVGSTPLGQDLSSLVGGVQWAPKLTDFTTLTMTAERRAITDSILSYVGTKDNYSGKEWGQVTKNGGSVNLSYDDGDAGFYAGAGYYSYLGNNVKSNQSVNANAGLYVRPYRYDDRELKTGVNVGYMNFDKNLSYYSYGQGGYFSPQNYVSVSFPVEYTQKYDDWDMKLSASVGYQSYSQDKSAYFPNNPDLQKQLEDLVAAGYGTEAYYSGKTENGIGWNAGVGGNYHLNKNMQIGGQVGYDTFGDYNESKAQVYFRYLMGQN; encoded by the coding sequence ATGAAAAAACATAAACTGTCCCTGGCGGTGATCAGGGCTATTTATCTGGTAGGGATCGCCGGAGTCGTGAGTTTTAGCGCCTCAACGTTTGCCGCGGATACGACCAATCCGGCTATGAAGGCCCTGTTCGATCAGGCGGCTTACTGGCACGAACGCGCCCATGATGATCTGGCAAAAGATGCCTTGCAGAAAGTGCTGCTGGTCGAGCCGAACAATGCGCAGGCACTGTATCTGATGTCGTTGTATTCGTTGCAGAGCGGCGACAAAACCGCAGCCAACCAGTGGCGCGAAAAGCTGTCTGCCGCCTCGCCGGACGACCCACGCTTAGCATCGCTAAACAGCGCCAAAGCCATGCAGTCGATTCCCCCGGCGCAACTGGCCTCTGCCCGCCAGATGGCCGCGCAGGGTAACGTCAGCGGTTCGCTTTCGGCCTACCGCACTATTTTTAACGGCAACCAGCCGCTCGACAGTCTGGCGACCGAATATTACCTGACTATGGCTGGCGACAAATCGCTTCAGCCGCAGGCGATTGCGGGTTTGCAGCAGCGCGTGGCTTCCCGTCCGGATGATATGCAGGCGCGTCTGGCGCTGGGTAAAGTGCTGACCTATCAGGAATCTTCCCGCCGAGACGGCATCCAGTTGCTGAGCACGATGGCGGGCAGCAACAGCGACGCTGACCGCTCTCTGCGTCAGGCGCTGTTATGGATGGCGCCGCAGGAAAGCGATCGCGATTTGTATCAGGGCTATCAGGCGCGTCATCCAAATGACACGGGTGTGATGGCCTATTTCCAGAAGAATATCGGCGGCGCGGCGAAAGGTCAGGGCTTTACCGCGCTGAACAGCGGTGATGTCAACAACGCTAAAGCCAAGTTTGAAAGCGTGCTGGCGGGCGATCCGAACGACGCCGACGCGCTGGCCGGCCTGGGTTACATCGCGCAGCGCAGTGGTAATTTCGAAGCCGCCTCGCAATATCTGAGCAAAGCTGCCGCACAGGGCGGGCCAAACAGCGCACAGCTGAGCAATCAGGCGCAGGATTCTGCGTTCTACGCTCAATTGGCGAAAGCTAAAGACGCCGCCGGTTCCGGCAACTATGACGCCGCGCTGGCCGCGGTCACGCCGCTGACGCAGGTCGGCGGGGAGAAAGGTCAGTCCGCCGGATTGCTGCGCGCTGACATTCTGCGCCGCAAAGGCGATCTGCCCGGTGCCGAGCAGCAATACAGCGCGCTGGGTGATAACGCCGATGCCCGCGCCGGATTATTTTACGTACTGCGTCAGCAGAACAAAACGGCCGAAGCCGATCAGGTTTTAAAAACGCTGCCAGCCGGGATTCAGACCAAAATGAATCCGCCAAAAGTGGCCGACGTTATCGAGCCGTTGCGCCGTCAGGCCGCACAAGCCGTGGCGAACAACGATCCGCAGCGCGCGCTGAATTTACTTCAACAGGCACGGGAACGTCAGCCGTCCAACGTTTGGGTGAAGCTGGACATGGCGCGTATCCTGCAATCGCAGGGGCAAACTGCACAGGCGCAGTCGATCATGGCGCCGTCTGCCCGTCCGGGTGCCTCATCAGCCGATCTTTATGCCGCCGCATTATTTGCATCGGAAACCAAAAACTGGTCCACCGCCAGTGCCCTGCTTTCGCGCATTCCGCGCAGTAGTCAGAATCAGGGTATGCGTGAACTGGCGCAGCGCGCCAACTTCAACGCGCAAATGGCCGATGCTGAAAACTATCTGCAACAAGGCAACAGCGCAGCAGCCGCTAACACCTTACGCGCACTCGCACAGAATCCGCCAACCGCACCGGCTGACGTCGGTGCGCTGGCGAAAAATCTGGCCGCCACCGGGCAGGTTCCATTGGCGGTACAGCTGGTGCGCCAGAACATGCGCAACGGTGTGAAAGGTAACGCCGGAGATTACGCCGATCAGGTCACCGTGCTCAATCAGGCGGGGCTTGGCAACGAAGCGCAGGCGTTCCTGCAAAATCCGGAAATCCAGTCCGGCACGTCGCCAACGGCGCTGGCCAATCTGCGCAACGGTTTTGTGATCACACAGGCCGATCAGTTACGCGAACAGGGTCAGTACGCGGCGGCTTACGACAAGCTGGTCGTCGCCCTGCAGGCCGATCCGCAAAACCGGGATCTGATGCTGGCGATGGCACGGCTGTATCAATCCGGCAAACTCAATAAACAGGCCGGTCAGGTATACAACTACCTGATGACCAACGACACGCCGACGCAGGATGCCCGCGTCGGGGCGATCAATATTGCGCTGGGCGAGGGCGATACGCAGCGCGCACAGCAGCTGATGAACGGTCTGACCGGCCCGCGCACGCCGGACCGCCTGTTGTTGGCGGCCCGCGTTGCCGAGGCACAGGGCGATCATCAGCAGGCGATGGCGCTGTTGCGTTCAGCGAAGGGCAAGATGATCGGGCTGGAAGGCACAGATGGTTCGGCGCAGGTCGCCGGATTACAGCTGAGCGACAACCCGTTCATCAACCGTTCAACGCGCACCTCGGCGTCGCGCCCGACCACGCAATCCTCTTACGGCGCCGTGATGCCGTGGCAGGTATCTGATCAGGTATCCACGCCGGGGAATATCCCTGCGGCTACCGCAGAACCCACTGCCGTGACTCAGCGCAATGCGACAGAAAAACAGATCGACGACATGCTCGACGATTTGCAAGGCAAAACCGCGACCTGGGCGCAGGGCGAGATGTCGATTCGCGGGCGTGACGGCGAAAGCGGCCTCAGTCAGCTGACCGAAGCCAAAGCGCCGATGACCTTCGCCTTCGTGCCGTTTGATACCTCGCGCCTGAGCATCGGCGTGACGCCGGTTTCCCTCAGCGCAGGCAGCCCGTCCGGCACGTCCAACAGCCGCTTTGGGCAAGGCGCGCTGGCTCAGGCGCAGTCCGCACAGAAAGATGTGGCAGCGGCGGCGTCAGCGGCAGGCCTGAACATCGCCGATTACAGCACTTTCGCCAAACTGCAGGCGGCGGCTTCCACCAATTCCAGCGCAAACTGTAGTTCGACCAACGCGGCCTCGGCGCAGTGCGTGGCCTATAACACCATCACGGGTACCGATCCGACCACCTATTCCGCCCCGGATGCCGGTAATCAGAAAGCCACGGGTGTAGAAGTCAACGCCGCGCTGACCGGTGACAGTTACAAAGCCGATGTGGGCAGTACGCCGCTCGGGCAGGATTTGAGCTCGCTGGTCGGTGGCGTGCAGTGGGCACCGAAACTGACGGACTTCACCACGCTGACCATGACCGCAGAACGTCGCGCGATCACCGACAGTATTTTGTCCTACGTCGGTACCAAAGATAACTACAGCGGCAAAGAGTGGGGTCAGGTCACCAAAAACGGCGGCAGCGTTAACCTTTCTTACGATGACGGTGACGCGGGCTTTTACGCCGGTGCCGGTTACTACAGCTATCTCGGTAACAATGTGAAGAGTAACCAGTCGGTCAATGCCAACGCTGGGCTGTACGTTCGTCCGTACCGTTACGACGATCGCGAGCTGAAAACCGGGGTTAACGTCGGTTACATGAACTTCGACAAAAACCTCAGCTACTACAGCTACGGTCAGGGCGGTTACTTCAGTCCGCAGAACTACGTCAGCGTCTCCTTCCCGGTGGAATATACCCAGAAGTATGACGACTGGGATATGAAACTCTCGGCATCCGTCGGTTATCAGTCCTATTCTCAGGATAAGAGCGCCTACTTCCCGAATAATCCGGACTTGCAGAAACAGCTGGAAGATCTGGTGGCGGCGGGCTACGGCACCGAGGCTTACTATTCCGGTAAAACCGAAAATGGTATCGGCTGGAATGCTGGCGTCGGCGGCAATTATCATCTGAACAAGAACATGCAGATTGGCGGTCAGGTTGGCTACGATACTTTCGGCGATTACAACGAAAGTAAAGCGCAGGTCTACTTCCGCTATCTGATGGGCCAAAATTAA